Within Dermacentor albipictus isolate Rhodes 1998 colony chromosome 3, USDA_Dalb.pri_finalv2, whole genome shotgun sequence, the genomic segment cccagagtggatccgcgctcgggccctggggcggtcagTCGCTCACAAAGGCCGAGCGTagcagggggacggcgtgcggcggtctcagcggctgaatcCAGATGCGGCCTGTTGCAAGCTCCTCAGCCGAAAGACAAAGATGCATCGGGGGAATAGTGCTTCTCCCCGCGCGGCGGAGAGGGAGTCTTCccagttccaagaaagggaaaggagggaacggggtgccttggctgcagcttCGCGGCCAGGCGcaaagagcagcgggagcggcgaaggtgccctctctcCGCTACCCTctgcgagcgagcacgtgattatcacgtgataaccgcgtggccgctccagAGATAttgggatgcgcgtgcgatccccacatctgTTATCGATAGTTCCATCCGCTGTTCCATGTTTACACAAcgtgaatagtgtagaactttctggaaggcaggcgggtcccagcgattactctggaacatttgacaACTGATGTAtcaaagccgacgtgcttgacccgctgatcagatctTCGACGATCACAAACtctgttcgccgctttcgttgagctttgagtgtagcctgttcttatgggcacaagttcgcccaataaagttagtttcaccattcacagttttgttgctgtgtcctcgaccgtcactaccacgtgacatctggtggaggtgctagttcGTTCATGTACCAGACGCCCTCGACAAGCTGTGATCCAAGCCTGGACCGCAAAAACAACAACATCATCCCGGAATATTGAGCAACCCGCTGACTGCAACAGCTGCCCCCTGAGCTGCTTCCCGCGAAGACCAAGACAAGCGTGGCTGTTGTATACTGATATCGCGTGTCACACTACATTTTCATGATAATCGCTTAtcggccacgcaagcagcagtcggcagatcacatgttcatcaccctataaaaagggcacggcatcaataaatgttgtctgttccaccctggcgtccggctgacacgctacagttcggcatcaataaacgttgtctgttccaccctggcgtccggctgACACGCTACAGTTCGGCATCAATAAATGTtgtctgttccaccctggcgtccggctgacacgctacagttcggcatcaataaacgttgtctgttccaccctggcgtccggctgatacgctacagttggcgacgaggaagcggcggcGATGGCCGTCGGCAGGATCGGCGAGTATCGTCTCAGCACAAACGCGTCATGGGACGAATACGTCGAGAGGCTAGAGATGTTCTGCGAAGCTAACAAGATAGCgaaagaagaacagaaaagagccgTCCTGCTGAGTTGTTGCGGCAAAGAAGCGTACGGGCTCATCGTGACTCTGGTGAAGCCAGCAAGACCGACAACAGCAACCTACGAGGAAATTAAGACGGCGGTTCGCAAGCACCTGCATccaaggccttcagagctatacGCAAGGTTTTTGTTCTACAAGAGAAACGAGGCTGCCAAGGAATCAGTTGCGGACGACGTCACGGCGCTTCAGAAGCTAGCCGAAGACTGCGGTTTTGGCGACGTGCAGCTCCCGTTGGACATCATGATGCGAGATCGTTTCCTATGCGGCCTCCAGAACGAAGCAGTTCAACAGCCACTTCTCGCAGAACACGACCTTACGTTCAACGTTGTGTACGACATGGCCGCGACCGCAGAAGCGACAGCCAAGCAACAACGAGACACACGGATGCACGGCCAAGACGAGGTGAAGGACTGCCAGGGCATGATACAAGCAACCCGCACGAGGCAAGACGTCACGGCAGAGGGATCTAGTTGCTACCGTTGCAACGGTAAGCACGCTACGCATTTATGCAGTTTTATAAAAGCGGCATGCTTCAAATGCAAAAGGGTTGGACATATTGCGAGGGCTTGTCGTTCAAAAGACGAAAGTAAAGCGGCCCGGAAGACGCCTGAGCAAAAGAGGAAAGTTGAAAAGAGCAAGGGCGTGTacgaaatgagtgcattgtttTCACTTTGCAAAGTGAATGAGCAAGAACAGAAGTTTATGGTTAAAGTACAGATACAAGGACAAGAAGTCCCGATGGAGGTTGATTCCGGAGCATCGTGCTCAATTGTGAGTGAAGATACATTTAGAGTAATCGAGAGAAATCGGGGTGAAATACCACTCCAAGATTCTGGAACAACTCTCGTAATCTGGTCAAAGGAGGCGTTACCACTGCTGGGTCGAGCAACCGTCTTGGTAGAATTCAAGGGCCGGAAGGCAAAGCTGCCGTTGTTGGTAGTAAAGAATCGAGGCAACAGCCTGATTGGGCGAAACTGGTTTAGGCCGTTAGGCATTTGCTTGCGGGGAATCGAGCAAGTAAGCGCGGAAGACGTGCCCTCACGATTTTCCAAGGTGTTTCGCAGGGACCTTCCTGGCTTCAACGGACCACCAATTCACATCGAACTGAAAGACGACGCTCAACCAGTGTTTCTCAAAAGTCGACCAGTTCCTCTTGCCCTCAAGGACGATGTGGGCAAGGAAGTGGATCGCTTGGTGCAACAAGGGGTATGGGAACCCGTCGCGTACTCCAACTGGGCCACGCCACTGGTAGTGGTAAGAAAAAAAGACGGAACTTTATGCCTGTGCGGTGACTACCGTAGCACCGTAAACAAAGCTATTAAATGCAGCGGGTATCCTTTGCCCACTACCGCTGAAATGCTCGCAGCTCTGGGTTCAAGCAAATTTTTTACAAAGCTAGATCTAGCTCAAGCTTATCAACAGCTAATGCTAGACGACAAATCGGTTGAAGTGCTCACAGTTAACACGATAAAGGGACTGTACAAAGTCAAACGGCTACCGTTTGGAATTTCGGTGGCACCATGGGTATTTCAACGAGTCATTGATACGCTGTTAGCAGGCATTCCCGGCGTGAAAGCCTATCTTGATGATATCTTGATTTCTGGCCGTAACGCGGCAGAGCACGCCGAGAGATTAAAAACAGTACTATCGCGTCTGCAGAATGCGCAGTTAAGAGTAAACAAAGACAAGTGCGAATTCAACAAGCCGAGCATTGAATTCTTGGGTCACAGGATTCACGCCATGGGAATACATCCGAGCCGAAGCAAGACTGACGCCATCCATAAAGCGCCCGCACCCATAAGCAAAAAGGAGCTGCAAGTGTTCTTGGGGTTACTAAATTTTTACAGCAGTTTTCTCAAGGGCAAGATTGAAGTGGCAGAACCCCTCTATCGACTGCTCGACCATGACCACGAATGGAAGTGGACAGGTGAACACCAACGTGCGTTTGAGAGACTAAAAAAATTGCTTAGCTCCGACTCTGTACTTGTGCCCTATGACACCAAGCGTCCTTTAATTTTGTGCTGCGACGCATCTCCTGTGGGAGTGGGGGCAGTGCTAGCCCATCATACGATTGATGGGAAGGAACAGCCCATAGTGTATGCTTCCCGGACGCTTGGAGCCAGTGAACGTAACTATGCTCAGATTGATAAAGAGGGCTTAGCTGTTGTCTTTGGCGTGAAACGGTTCCACCAGTACCTTGCTGGGCAAGAATTTACGGTCATAACGGACCACAAGCCATTACTGGGCCTGTTTAACACGGACAAGAGGGTGCCTGAAGTTGTGTCGCCCAGAATGCCCCGTTGGATTTTATGTTTGTCTGCGTATAATAACTACAGCCTTCAGTAGAGGCGAGGCCAAGAAAACTCCAACGCCGATGCACTCAGTCGTCTGCCAGCTCAGGGAGACGAAGACGAGCCACAGCCACCTGGGGACGTGCTCCTGTTGGAAGCGATCGAGTGGCACCGCTGCAGGCGGCAGACATCGCTGCGCTGATCAAGAAGGACAAAGTATTATCCATGGTAAAGGAATGGATCCTTAGTGGCTGGCCGTCAACACAACTGGACAGCAAGTTCGCGCCTTACGAGGTGAGGAAGACGGAGTTGTCGTTGCATCGTGATTGCATACTGTGGGGGAATCGCGTTGTAATTCCTAATGCAGCAAGAGAAAGTGTGCTTCAACTCCTACATGCAAATCACCCTGGGATGAGTGCTATGAAAGCGTCAGCTAGAGGGCTCATGTGGTGGCCGAAAATGGACCACGAAATTGAAGAGTTTGTACGACACTGTGAGCCATGTCAGAGTAACCGGCAAAGCGATCCCAAGGTTCCAGTGCATTTTTGGATCAAGCCAGATCAACCTTGGAGTCGCCTACACATTGATTTCGCTGGTCCAGTTAATGGAGAAGTATTTTTAATCGTGGTAGACGCGTACAGCAACTGGGCTGAGGTCGAAATCATGTCATCCATGAAAGCTACAGCTGTCGTCACCAGCTTAAGGAAGATGTTTGCGACACACGGTGTGCCAGACGTTATCGTTTCGGATAATGGCACAGCATTCACTAGCTCGGAGTTGCAAACGTTTTTAAAGTGCAATGGTGTGCATGCTATTTTCACTGCTCCTTACAATCCCGCCAGTAATGGTAGGGCGGAGAGAATGGTAAGAAAAGTTAAAGAAGCGTTAAAGAAGCAACAGGAAGGTTCAACGCAGTGCAAGATTTCGCGGTTCCTGTTTAAACAGCACACGACACCGCATTCGGTCACGGGGAAATCTCCGGCAGAATTGATGTTCGGACGAAGGCTGAGGACAGCCTTGGACAGACTTCATCCGGACCGGCAATACGTGCCGGAACCACAACGACCGGAGATTAAGAGGTTCCACGTCGGTGACGCGGTCTATGCTAAAAGCTTTTGTCCAGGTCCAAGGTGGAAGGCGGccagggttgtggcagtgcgaggcCCGGTGTCGTACATCGTCCAGCTGGACAACGACGAACGCCATCACAGGCACCGGAACCCGTTGAGGAGCTCCTGGACGAGGCTCGAAGCCGGTCCAGTCTCAAGTGCAGACTACCACGTCAGGCTGCCTCCTACAGCCAGACGACCACAACATTTGTAGCATTTGTATAACTTGCAtaacttgtgtattctttcaccagtccgattttgtaaaagtgttcacttgtatttttgtgtattttccttttcatctgtgctctttaatagtgttcacttgtgtttaccgctgtatactccaatgcattttctgtacattttcttaacccactcctgctatagcgcaaattgcgctgcagtatgtataaataaataaataaaataataaaataacagCTGCCGGTCAGCACGGAAGCAGCCGCAGGGGCAAGACCGGGCCAAGCTACCCAAGACCCGGTCGAGACGCGAAGATCAACACGTGATAGACGGCCTATCGCACGTTATGGCATTGATGACTAACCAGACATTTTGCAATTGTGTAACGAATCTTAGGGGAAAGGAATGTTGTATACTGATATCGCGTGTCACACTACATTTTCATGATAATCGCTTAtcggccacgcaagcagcagtcggcagatcacatgttcatcaccctataaaaagggcacggcatcaataaatgttgtctgttccaccctggcgtccggctgATACGCTACAGTGGCCAAGACAACAGCAATGGCTGCAAAAACCTTGGGACCCACCGTCTTTCCATGGATCATCGACTGAGGACCCAGAATCCTACGAACAAATCGCGTCTTTCAACAACTAGGACTCCGaagacaagctgcggcatgtatacttcgccttagaagacgccgccagaacgtggtttgagaacagagAGCCAAccctgacaacgtgggacctaTTCCATAGCGGCTTCCTATGAACATTTACAAGCATGGTGAGCAAGGAAAAGACCGAAGCTATGCTAGAAGCCCGAGTACAACTACCCAACGAGAACATAGTGATCTTCACTGAGGAGATGACGTGCCTGTGCTGCCACGCCAACcaggatatgcccgaggagaagaaaatTCGGTTCCTCATGTGTGGGGTAAAACAGGAGCTCTTCGCCGGATTGATATGCAATCCGCCCAGGACTGTTGCTCAGTTTGTTTCCGAAGAAACAACCATTGAGAAGACGCTCGATATACGGACAAGGCAGTATAATCGCCGCATTTCCACCGATATTCAATAACTCGGCAGTGAAGACCTGCGAGAGACCATCAGAGCAGTCGTTCACAAGGAACTGCAGAAGCTCTTCCCTAGGTCGCAgtctcaagtggcctcaatcgctgacatcatcaaagaggaggttcagcgatcacttgGGGTTACTGAAGTGCAACCGTCATTGCCACAGTCCCAGCCAGAAATGATGACCTACACTGTCGTCGGCTGCCGTCAAGGTGTCCCTGCGCGatcacgccagggccctgtaacgccgcaattccattgtccaccgctgccgccgccagcATGCCCACCTGTCGCCCAGTGCTGTTACGCGAGGAAAACAGTCATTTGGCAAGCCCCCGACTGCAGAGAAGccagccatgtgtaccgccgatgcccatatcACGACTTGGGTCTctgagggttcgccgtcaacgtgccacgtccacagcttggagagcgcccacgtgacatcgccgactacctcgccccCACTCAATGGAGTTCACGACGACCATACCATTCGCTATCACCAGGCCGCTATCTGTCGCCGCAGTGctgtccatacactggcccagcctggggccgctctgcgagcctaTATCTTGAAAACTAAAAGAAGCAACCGATGTAGGTTCGGTTGCTGCTCGTCAAagtgacgaagatcctccaccacCACCAATGATGTCGAAGAGACTATCTCAATGACATAACAACGACACACCGCCATCCCGacaaagtctggaagcaaagaatacgctgaTGAAAGGTGACCTGACGACGCCatgtaccagccacaggtcaacgcgacgcagccgtgatctgacgccaacacctaactgtaacgcaagacaaagaaccaccgacctcgacgtgcttctcgacggccacgcagtcaccgccttagtggacacaggagccgattactccgtcatgagtggacacatcgcctcccagttgaagaaggttaagactgcatgggaagaggccctcaaattcggactgcTGGAGGACGCCTAATaatgccgactggaatctgcaccacTAAAATTACAGTTCAACACCGaacctaccctgccacctttgttGTCCTCCAACactgttcacgagacgtcattctcggcacggacttcctgaaccaacacagcgcaatcatcgacctgaagtcaaagtcgataacgctgtcggaagatcaagcgataccgccatAGAGCTGTcgcagtcaccacgccttgagcgTGCTCAAAGATCAATTCAGCATTCCACTCCGCtgcagcattgtcatttccatcGGCACTAAAACacctgcagacgtagaaggcgtcatcgagtgTGAGCAAtatctactactcgaccgtgaaatttgtgtcgcaagagggatcactcAAGTGCACGgagcaaaaacaaaaatgttgctgacaaacttcagtcaggagttcaagcacattaaCTAGGGCAcaacgatcgcatacatcgagggaattctggaaaccagcaatgcatttgtcctctcggattctgccgcatctatctcgacgaccatagttctcgaaccagacttcgacataaatccaagtctccccatgagtaaaCAGCAACAGCTCGGCAGTcttcttcgacgatacaaagactgcttttcgacgtcatcgaggattcaagaaacgccagtcgcaaagcatcgcataataaccgaagagtgcgctcgaccactccaccaAAGCCCTTACAAGTTTTGACGCGAGAAtatgaagctataagacaacaagccGACGAAACGCTGtgcaacgacatcatccagccatctaAAATGCCGTGGGAATCTCCAgttgtcttagtgaagaaaaacgATGGAAGCCTACGTTCTTGCATCAATCATCATCGACTAACAAGATCACTGAGAAGGACGTATACCACCTCCCATAGATAGAGGACGCATTGGAttggctctgcaatgctaaatatttctcgtcgatggatctcaagtctggctaccgGCAAATAGAATTCgatgagagagatcgcgaaaagaccgccttcatcatgccagacggcttctatgagttcaaggtcatgccattcggactgttcTTGgtgcctgcaacattccagcacgtcatggacacggtgttagcaggattgaagtggcagacctgttttgtttacttggatgacgtcgtcgtcttcgccagaaatttcgacaATCACCTTAGGCGACTTGTGACTGTACTAGAAGCCATCATATCAAAGCTCACTCTGaaaccggaaaagtgccgcttcgctcaCGATGAGCTTCTCTttctgggccacgtcatcagcaaatctggagtcctcTCCGACCCACAGATgacagctgccatcacaaagttccagcagcccactgacaagaaggcagtgtgcagattccttggcatgtgtgcctactacaggcactttgtcaaggacttttcagcATCGCTGAGCtgttgacacatctaactaaatgtgatgtcgagttcaagtgcgAAACGCCTCAGGCTgacacatttgaagaactcaaacaacGCATGCAATCGCCACAGGTACTTGTGTACTTCAACGAGtatgccgatacagaaatccatactgacgccactAGCCTAAGCCTtcgtgccgttctagtccagaggaaaaacgggaTTGAACGGGTgttagcttacgctagccggtcgctgtcaaaaacggaaggcaattattttacgcccgaaaaggaatgccttgccatcgtttgggctacagcaaaatttcacCCTTACCTacatggcaggccattcaaagtcgtcagcgaccatcacgcattgtatTGGCTAGCAAaattaaaggatccttcaggacagCTGGCGCAGTGGAgtctcagactacaagaatacgacgtcacTGTAATGTACAAGTCTGGAAGAAAACACTGATGCCGAATGCCTATCACACGTCTCCATTAACCCGCCGCTGCAAGATAaagaggatgacgacgcctttcttggaataataagtgcagaagacttcgctgaacagcaacgaaaagacccggagctaaaaagcctcggcgagtatttggaagggcacaccgacattgtccctagggcatttaagcgaagATTGTCTTTGTTTTCGCTTCACAGCAACCTACtagtaaagaagaacttctcaccagtctgcgcccagaagtactgcatgccttgcatgacgatccaaccgctgggcacctcggattctcttggacactatcgaggatacagaaaAAATATTACTGCGGCACCTTATCGCCGACGttgcccattacgtcaagacatgccgagattgtcagcgatgcaagacaccaccgaaaaggccagcgggattactacagccgaccgagcctccttgccaaccatttcagcagatcgggatggacttgttgggaccctttccgatgtcaacaactagaaataagtggatcatcgtggtgacggactacctcccccacttcgctgaaacgaaagctctgccgaaaggtaacgcagccgaagtggcgaaattcttcgtcgagaataTGCTGCTGCggcatggtgccccagaagtcttcatcaccgacagaggaacggcctttacagcggagctcacccaagccattctgcagtacagtcagacaaggcacaagAGGACAActtcctaccacccacagacgaattgTCTTACGAAGCATTttcgcctgaataagacccttgccgacatgctagcgatgtacgtcgacgccgaacacaagacatgggatgccatcctgccgtaagtaacctttgcttacaacacggcggtgcaagaaacaacacagattacGCCGTTAAatctggtttacggcaggaacccgatgacaactcttgacgccatgctgccgcatgtcaccgatgaagagaatcttgacgaTACCACCCACCTCCCCAGCGCGCCGTTTGAATTCTTCGCTAAAAGTTGCGAAAAATGATCTTTGGTGCCCCATGTGGCAAAAACATGAAGATGCACAAGAGGCCTATTGCGTGTACATGGTTCCTGGTCTTCTTATaagtattgaaatgcagtactTTTTTctgttatatatattttttctaacttacaaGGTGGAGATAGACCTTCGTTCGTAGTGA encodes:
- the LOC135918097 gene encoding uncharacterized protein, whose translation is MAVGRIGEYRLSTNASWDEYVERLEMFCEANKIAKEEQKRAVLLSCCGKEAYGLIVTLVKPARPTTATYEEIKTAVRKHLHPRPSELYARFLFYKRNEAAKESVADDVTALQKLAEDCGFGDVQLPLDIMMRDRFLCGLQNEAVQQPLLAEHDLTFNVVYDMAATAEATAKQQRDTRMHGQDEVKDCQGMIQATRTRQDVTAEGSSCYRCNAWQAI